The Panicum virgatum strain AP13 chromosome 6K, P.virgatum_v5, whole genome shotgun sequence nucleotide sequence GAATCAGGAAACGAACCAGCGATGTCAATGCTGGATCAGTAGTGCCATGTTCCTTAAGTGGCACTATCTTTGAAGCCACAGTGTTCAACCATCTCTTTTGCAGCAGAGGAGCAGTTATCTCTGATTTGAACAGTCCCGGCGCAATCGCGTTCACTCTAATGCCATATGCTCCCAATTCCAAAGCCATTATCTGCACCAATATACTCAAACTGGTTTACTATGAGCGTAGGAGCAAAACTAATGTTTTCTGAGGAAGAACAACACTACCTTTGTGGCAGAATGCACAGCGGACTTGGACGACGCGTATCCAATGGAACCAGGCAGATGGCCACGGTTAAGACCAGCAATAGACGAAATGTTAATAACCGAACCCTTTAGCTTAGCATCACGCATGCGTCGACAGACATGTTTGGCCACAAGCCATAATCCGGTAAGGTTCGTCTTGATGATCTTGTCCCACTCATCCTCAGGCCAATCAAGGGGAGAATGCACTGCACCTGTTGAGGCACCAAGGACACCAGTATTACCATCCACTCAGGCCGATATGTACTTGGTTGCTAACGAATTAGGATAATTTGAGCCTAATTTGATGCGTATTTCAGTTGGAGAATCACTTAGATCGCCTAAAAGAACATATATCTTAGCTCTAATTTGATGGAACCTCGGACGCCGGCGTTGTTGATCAAGACGTCGATGCGGCCGAAGGCGTCCCAGGCCCTCTGCACCGCCGCCTCCAGGGCCGAGCCCCCGGCCGCGACGTCGAGCtccacggccgccgcgcggggcgcgtcggcggccgcggaggcgtTGATCTCGTCGCAGAGCGAGCGGAGGCGGTCGGCGCGGCGggcagcggcgacgacgcggcAGCCGGCGCGCGCTAGGTCCAGGCAGAAGTCGCGGCCGATGCCGGAGGAGGCGCCCGTCACCAGCACCACCTGGCCATCCAGCCTgctccaaggcggcggcgcccccaccgACGCCATAGCTGCTGCTGCGCTCTcgcgagaggaggaaggggatctGAGAGCCAGAGGCTCAGCGCCACTTGTCTGTGCAGCTTGCGAGTATGTCACGTTTCCCTATTCAatggcacggtcgcgaaaaaaaaaataaacacgTATGGTGAGTATGTCACTCACTCATGAGTCATGACTCACCCTTGCCTTTTATAGAAAAAGGTCCATTTTACTACCCTTCCTAATCACTTTATCCGTTTGATTCTCCAAACTAAATATTGATTTAATTAACTTCCTCATTCTATGCATATTCGGTTAATTTAGCCCCTAAATTGTATCTGCACCCGGTTTTGTCCACATGGCCTGATTTTAACTAGAGTCAGCTTGTTTTGGTGCCTGACTTGGAACTAAGCCAATCCAAGCCGTCGTGCCTCACACCACCAGAACCAACTCGCGCCATCTGCTGCTCAAGCCGAGCTGAGCTGCGCTGTGCCCACTAGAAGCTAACACCAAACGCCAATTCGCGCCAAGTCCCCAACTGCATCGCCTCCAAATCTCTCCCGCGTAGCCCCTATTCTTCGTCCGCACTCCACAAGCAGTTCGCCAACTCCTCCCTTCGTTCTCCACGGCGCAAGAATAGCATGGAGAGTTGGCGAACTTCCTGCAGTGTGCGAATGAAAAACAGGGGCTGCGAGAGGGTGGTTTGGGGGCGATGTAGGCGCCGTTCGGATGAGCTTAAATTGGCTGGACTGGCCAAGGACGAAGACTCaaacctccctctccctcttgcTCCCCGGGGCACGAACCAGCGCTCCCACCACGTCCGCGCTCACAGCATGGCCGCCTCAGAAGACGAAACGAAGCACGAAGCTGTCGAACGGCTGGGCTGCGGCTGGGGCTGATCAGCCCAGCCAATTTAGTTCATTCGAATGGGGTCGTAGTTGGGGGACTTGGCGCGAATCGACGTTTGGCGTTAGCTTCTGGTGGGCACAGCACGGTTCGACTCGGCTTGAGCCGCAGATGGCGTGAGTTGGTTCTGGTGGTGTGAGGCACGATGGCTCGGATTGGTGCAGTTacgcttcaaaaaaaaacacaagctGACTGGTCAAAATCAGGCCACGTCGCAAAACTAGGTGCAAATACCGCATAGGGGCTAAATTAACCCGGTATGCATAAAAGGAGGGAGTAAATATAACCAATATTTAGTTTGGGGCGTGAAATGGACAAAGCGATTAGGTGAGTGGagtaaaatggactttttcccATTTTATATGTAAAATTACTCCCAAAGCAGAGAGGGATACAAtcagtgtttttttttcaatgaaGAGGACAAATCTATATTTTTACACTTGAAGGCTTATTTTGGTGCATGCTGAACGATTGATACTTGAAGTGTAAATGGTTTTTTTTCCAAAAGTAAATATATAGGGTTTTGGATATGAAACGAGTTATTATTAGGAAATCACACTAAACTTCAAACTAACATGTACAAGCCAGATACTATATTATAAATGTAGATATAAAACTAAAGAACCTACCATCTACGTTGGTCTTAGCGTAGTCATAGTGTTCGGCATTATATTTGATTTTCCAAACGTGACACAGAGACAGATCTAGAGCAAAAGTTAAGGGAGACATATTTTAAGAACAGCTGAATTTTGGAAGATTTAATATGATGAAATTTGTTGATCAACGTGGCTTAAACTTTTTGAGTGGAGGGGGCCAACGTACACCACATCATTATTCATTAACGACGCTCCAATTTAATTTTGCTACAACGTGCAAGTCTTGTCTCATTGTCTGTAGATCCTGTATAGTAATAGCAGaaaatattttccaaaaaaatagcagaaaacaaataaaaacaTCACTCTTCCTATATTTCGCCAAAGTATAAGTGGTTTGCCGCAGCTTGCTCGTTGGCTTCATTCATAGTTTTAATATTCAAGCATCGATGCATCTGCTTGCTTATTGATGTTTCTCTTCTTTATTTGAAGCATCGTTTTGGCCATATACTATGACTCACCCCTCTAGGGAATAAATTAGAATGCGTATGGTCCAAACTAAAGTTATTATCTAACTAGCAcgtatgcccgtgcgttgctacggaaaAAAATAATGGCATTATTGCGAGCGACATCAGTAAACTATCTTATAAACTTATAAACGTATTGTGAGTAGAATCATCCTATTTTCTTTCTTAGCTAGTAATATTCTCGCAATGCATTTCAAATACATTTTAATGCAAAGAGTTAGTTACGCACATGTCAATACCAATTCTAAAGAGTATACtggaataaataaaaaaaatacagaacACAGTGGATAAATAAAAGAGTATACTTAAGACGTACAAATCGATCGATCAATCATCATCAAACATCTTAATGTATAAAATCGATAATAGAAGAGAATAATTTCTGCAATTTTCGTGCCCTGAGACATGATTAAAAAATGACGCAATATCAAACGCAATGCTAAAGTGATTCATGTGATTATTAGTCTCCAATACATATGGATATGATGGAATTGCACTCATGTAGCCCCAATGTGAGAATAACGGCTAATGCATACATAGGAGTTTGTgatatgtgtgatttttttataGAGAAAGCTAGATTAACAACTCACCTAGCTGGATATGCATAGGAGTGACACAAAAGCAAGATTGGTTATTATGTAACTTCCTATCAAACTACAATAACATTTTTTGATTTGTTTATTATCAGCTGAGTTATGTTGGAAAAGGCCAAGGCTGTGTGGAAGAACTAAgatgtaatttttattttatttacagTCCTTCCTACCTACATATTTTTTTGGAAACAAGCCTACCTACATAAATAACCTTGCTTTATTTGTTATATCTCTATTAAGGGCTATATTGTAAAATATCAAAGATATTTTAGACTTCACCTCTTCTTCTCTCTGTCCTCTCTCACATGTTCCGTCTGAATAAGGCTCTCCACAATGTGTTTCTAGAGTGATGCTTAAAGAGGAGTGAGTGTTTTGGAGCATCGCTCCCACCGCTGCAGCCTGCGATGCCAATTGCAAGCGATGCGGAGCAAGTACGTGCATCGGTGCCCACTTTATAAACAAATGATAAAAATACTGTAGCATGCAGCAAACCGCCGCTACCGTCGACGTGCTCtcgtgccgctgccgctgcctccGTCGTGCTCCCGCGCCGCTGGCGTCGAcgtgctcccgcgccgccgccgatgtcCTCCGCGTGGCTTGCCCTGACCCAACTCCAGCTCCTTCAGATGCCACTAGATCGGAGGAATAGACTGGCTAGGAAGGCAGGATCTGGAAGGAGAGAGGCCAATTTATTTGGGAGATAGAGAAATTGGCATGGAATTTGCTTCCTCGTGCTCATCAGCGGAGAAAGGAAGGATAGAGGCTCGCGCGAAGGAAACTGCTGTGGTAATTGTTTTTATTTTGTGTGTGGATCCGCTGTGAGATAGCGTTGGTGTCGAATTCTGCCCAGCAATGCAAAGGGAGCGACTCCAATTTTTTACCATGGGTCCCAGTTTTTTGGGCACCGCTAGCACACTGCGAGGGCCTAGGCACCACCGGCCATCAGCTACCTCGCTCATCTCTCGCTTGCACGCCAGCAAGTGACGGTAGGGCCTCTCCAGCCGATGCGAGCAGGGCCTCCTGGCCTTCCTCGCTCGCCGGGGGGCTTGGGCGAGTTCGAAGATCCAACGCAGTCGAGGAGTCAGATATGGACTCGGGTATATTCGCCGGGGATACAGCGTAAACGGAGGACGGCGGGCCTGATGCGGACTCAACGAAGAAAAATGTTGTATGTCTGGCTGACAGAtgggccccacttgtcaggACGAACCAAAGTCAATTTACCGCAGAAACGGTCCGCTCTTTATAAGTGGGTATATATGGATATAGATCTATATCTATTTTTAAAACGAGTAAAGTTTCCatctaaattttttgtttggCCTCCTAAATTTTTGGTTCGGTCCGCCTTGTGTCATTAACAGGTAGGTCTTAGTCCATCCCTTATGCTAGTCGGACTAGCCCTTAGCCCATGACTCCATCACGTGgatccctacaaattaacaGGCAACTATATATACATATCCGACATGTATACCAACTTTGTCCGTAGCAACGCATAGACAGAATTATCTAGTATAATCCATATTTAATGAGCAATATGTAAAGGGATATTAAATATTCCTTTCCTAGTGGAGcaaatttttcttttccaaaagaCGGTTTTGCCAAAGTAGAAAGGACATAAATGAAATCGGACCAacttaaaaaaatcaaattttgtTTTGTCTGCCTTTCAGAAAATTGGATTTGCCCATTTTTATAGAGCCAGGTGACACTATAAAAAGTTTCAGGGGGCTACTCAGAAACTTACCTCTAAATTTGGTGATCGGCTTCGCCTCGAACCCTCGTGCTTAGtctatctccaaccattccccctctccaactcccccaaacgtactatttactatattttactacatccctccaaaaaattcctccgcatataactccttctctccaacctagggatggcaacgggtacccgaaacccgatggTTTTTTCTCTATTAGGGTGCGGGCATAGATTAAATTATATATCCGCGGGTTTCTTAATGGGATAAATTTCATACCTGTCGGgtttgcgggtgcgggtttgttCTTCAAGTACCCAAACCTGCAAACCCGTGGGTACAATAAACCCGACAACATATAACCTAAAATACTAATGTCACAAGATCTTGTATCAAAATAAGGTCCAATCACATGTTAAAAGAGACTTAGGCTCATGTACTTCCATTCCATCGATGATTACCTATTCATAGACTCATTTAGCTATAATACATTGTGtatttgtttatgttttctatTAAATTTTGTTGCTTCTTCTATCGGGTATGGGAAACCCGCGGGTAAAAAAAATCCGCACGGGTACGGGTACGGGCACGGGCATGAAATCATACCCGCGACGGGTATGAGTTTTTTAACGGGTATGATTTTATCCTGACGGGTGCGGATTTGGGTTAGTGATACCCGACGGGTTTGTACCCGTTGTCATCCCTACTCtaaccattccaccaatatctattccctctatatactatcactcgttaactaactatttatttattgtttttgaatttaaaaaaatcatacagtatttgtactgttataatacacattatcatcatATTACGGGGCTCAAACAAAATTAATATCGTGAAGAAACATTGTGATTAAAATATAGGAGGAGTTTGAAACTTTTTAGGAGTTCAACTCCCCGTATAAAGGGGAGGTTTAGGCGGAACTGTTGGAGGAATCCCCCCGCCCCCGCCAAGCTCCCCCTACGTTGGGGGGCGGTTCCGGGTACCGTTGGAGCAAGGCTTACCAAAATCCCCATCCGATTCCACCCCgctatcccccccccccccccccccccccccccccccgcgttgGACCTCAGGCTCAGGATCCAATATTTGCCGGATTTGAGATCTGGTGGGTTCCGACGCGCGGATCCGGAGGAGACGCCACCAGTTTGTAGGGTTTGTTGGCTCCTTTGCGATCCGGAAGGTCATGGAGTACCGGGTCTTCGACAGCAGCGGTGAGTCCCGTTTACTCGGTCGATTTGTTGTTCGTTTGATGCCGATTTCTGCGAGGAAGCCCTGCTCGTCTGTGATATCGATGGAAGCAGCATTAGGCTGCGGGCGATTGTTTCAGGATAGGTACAGATGCGTGCTCACTGGCGTGGTGTTgaaatttttatatattttctaTGGAAAAGTGTAAGCATATCAATGCCAAAAAATGCGCTATGTGTATGTTTCAGGGCCGAGTCCATTGCATATTGTCGTTAATGTGAACTGTAGCGATAGGCTAATGGGGATAGTGTGGAAAATAGCGTGGCTTGGCTGGTTGATGCTTTCGAAATACTGATGGGAGATCACTGCTTTTGAGTGCTGGGAGTAGAAAACGGCTTACAAATTGTTTCTTCCATGTAAATGCATTATGCATATCATATAAATGTCACATATTTGGATTGGTGAAGAGTTGGACTGAGTAGCATGTTGTTGCAGTATGACTGCATGAGGTGAGAGGTTATTGTTGTTGATACAacttaaggctaagtaacttatCTGAACACTGTTATTTTGAGAAAACTTAAGTTTGTTGCTTTAATGAATATTTTAGTATTTGCATTACCGGAGGATGGGTTTTAAATATGTAAAAACTTTATTAATGCTCTAAAACTGTcgcaagatgtgtttttgacTTGTACATAGCACTTGATTATTTTCCTTAATTTTAGGGACCGATGATGAGCTCCCTCCAACATATAAATTTCGAGGACCAGGAGTGCATTTCAGGGGCAACGGAAGGGCGTTATCAGGCACACTTTCTCAGCCAAGGCCACACAGCAATTTGGATAGTGACATACATCAGATGGAACAACAAGCATATACTGGTGTTCTCAGAGCATTCAAAATGCAATCTGATGCCCTAACTTGGGTAATTTCAATGATGGAAAA carries:
- the LOC120712805 gene encoding 3-oxoacyl-[acyl-carrier-protein] reductase-like → MASVGAPPPWSRLDGQVVLVTGASSGIGRDFCLDLARAGCRVVAAARRADRLRSLCDEINASAAADAPRAAAVELDVAAGGSALEAAVQRAWDAFGRIDVLINNAGVRGAVHSPLDWPEDEWDKIIKTNLTGLWLVAKHVCRRMRDAKLKGSVINISSIAGLNRGHLPGSIGYASSKSAVHSATKIMALELGAYGIRVNAIAPGLFKSEITAPLLQKRWLNTVASKIVPLKEHGTTDPALTSLVRFLIHEASSYVTGNIFIVDSGVTIPGVPLFSSL